DNA from Tachysurus fulvidraco isolate hzauxx_2018 chromosome 16, HZAU_PFXX_2.0, whole genome shotgun sequence:
GTTTTCTCAAAGGTCTTTAAGATAACTCTTTGAGTTTCTGTGTGTACAAAAGTGTAAGACACATTGCTTGAGACaatattttaatacaatatttaGATTAATTTgatttagatattttttgtGCTGCAATTATGAGACAACATGGAACTTTGAAAATTAAgcttaaatgaatatttattaaaatgattaatattcaTAAGATTTTTATCTGAAACGTCACAGACACATTCTCTGGACCTCTAAGacttatatttttgtaaaaaggATCATAAGAGTCACCTTTAAACTGCTTGCTTAACCAGGCTGGTATCCAAggtgaagtttgtgtgtgtgtgtgtgtgtgtgtgtgtgtgtgtgtgtgtgtgtgtgtgtgtgtgtgtgtgtgtttgtgtgagacaCATTCTAAGTATGGGTTACAGTATGGGTTACAATACACTGGTGAATACTTCTGTTCACTTCACTACTTCCTATACACGTGCAAACTGAGGCTTTCACATTCATCGTAGTGCTCCACAGTTTCAGAGCAAACGAACTCAGGCATCCTTGGGCTTGTACCAAAGTTTACTCGCGGGTTCACATAACAACATTCACATTGCACATGGCCCCCTACAAACTGATTATTGAGAACATTGAAACTGATACTGATAACATTGAATATagttcacatttattttatttattttatcccaaaattatgtttgtgttattttacagtttatgtGTTTACACATATTCTAATATGTGGGCAATGTGGGAAAAATGAGCAAATAACcgtaaataaatcattcattatACACCAAAAATATTGTTAAATACTTAAAACCTTGGATGGATCCTGGAAAAAATTTTAAATCCTTTAAAAATCCTTCTGTATAATCCTCTTCTGACTAAAAAGTGATGTATGAATGTTAACGGTGTAGATTGTAACATACTGTGAACCAAAGGGTCGAACACCAGGTGATCTGATTCCAGGtgatcagagaaaaaaaaagctcggGGAGTAGAAAAGCTCATGTTGGTCCACATGATACTGACcaccacagtacacacagaacagtacacacagaatCAGTGACACTGATCCACTCACCTTTCGCCTCAGAATATCAGCAAGCGTTAGGAGGTAATAGGGGTGAGCGCCGCAAACTGGAACTCCGGAGGAGTATGCTGACACAGAAGGCCGTAGTCCTTGAAGAGCAATGCAGCGATTTCAGCCATCATTACTGTCTGGAAAGGAAACATCTCTTTAACTTCATGTCTCACTGAAcgcagatttattttttatattcataattaAAAGATCTTTTTGTTCAAAAGCGGGACACTTTGCTCTCAGCATCAACATTTCTGAAGTGTCTGAATTCAGTAGGAATTTAGAGTTTGTAGAATAGCTTTCTGTTTAAGGTTAACTACATTTCAGCTCCATGTGAATTTATCTACATTGAGCTACATCAGCGTATGTTTCTGATCCATGCAGTGATTTTGTTCTCAGAGAGTTTTAACTAAACAAGTTCTTAGAATTTGTCCAGTTTGACTTTGAGTGTAATAACCTGATTATCCAGCAAATCAGgacattttgtgtttgtctttcattcatgagaatttattttatttcactatattaatatttttcactacattaaaaatattctttataacATTGATATGCATTTTGCATAGGGTTAAACTGATTtataaacaaaagagaaattcaTATAAGTTCAAGTTCATTTATAAGATGACAAAGCCaggtatattttatttgttattatccCATAAGACCTGAAGCGTAAAAGAGAGGAGCACAATCAAAAAAGCGGGAAGGACTGAGCATGTGATTCTCACTTCCTGTACTTGAATTTTTTGCAGAAGATGCGAGCCGGGCTCAGGTCGAagacctctccccctccttcCTTACCCGGAACCGCTTTGCCCCACTTTGTGAGACGGAACGTGATGctgtgatcatcggagactccattgTTCGCCACGTCCATGCTACTGTgactaaaggtaaggctcgcactcactgcttacctagTGCTTGTGTTCTTGATGTCGCTGCACAGGTACCTTGGATCGTGAGCAGGAACAccggagctgtggttcttcatgccggcacgaacgacaccagcctgaaGAAGTCCTGAtaagggacttcaacaccctggtggagatgGTTCATAGCACATCGCCCACGGcaaggatcatcgtgtctggactgCTTCCGACGTACCAGAGAGGAATCGAAAgtttcagtagactttttgctttaaatgaatggttacagtaatggtgtcaggctcagaattgactctttattgataactggaatgttttctgggagcgtcttAGGCTATTTCATGCTGATGCCTGCACCCCATCAGAGATCACATCTACAGGGtgctgcacaccttctgactggtaaactacgaTTTAAATCAAATTTCCATAGCCATTCTTCACCCCATCACATTGATACAaatgcacatactgtagcttattttatagattataattcctacaatattaaatattacagataaaaaattgtaacaaaaaaaatgatcatgGGACATTTAGATTGATAAATTTGTGCCAAAACTAAAGAAACTATTTTGCAAACGCAATCTTCTTTATAAAGGAAAAGTTGATtctcaaataaacagaaaacaatttgCAAATACAACAGACAATATAAGGGGAAAAGTGTCATCTATACTACAAATATttgaacaaatacaaaattttgattttctCGTCTTGATTTTCTCAGAAATGCATCAAAGCAGATTTTAAAGCAGCTGAGCAACTTCCTCTTTCCCGACAGCGGGTGGCGCTGTGGCTCAATTTAAACTAGTCTTTCAGGGGCACTATTAAGTCACATTCTGTTACATCAGGAATACAGTTTCAGTTGCATAGTGAGTTAAAATaattatagttttttgttttctgttctcacATGCAGTCACAgactcatttctttttaacatgctttatttttaaaaattgttgaAAGTACACAGTAATATATATGACGATACAGAGTACATGTCTGAGGCTCTGAAGCTTCTGAGGATtcactaaaacatttttactgaatCTAACCAGGACATGATTACAATAGAAATGGAATAATTCTAATATTTATTGGTTTGAGTAAAATTACTGTTCGATAATTTAAATGACTCCCCACATATTTCCccacattacatcatcacatgtttaacacattcacacttaatTCTTCAGTGAGATTTCAGGGAAGTGTTTTAGATACAATGATAATTATTATGTTCCTAATGATCTATATACTATTTAAATCTGAGACTTAACTCATCGCACCGTGCaatatttaatagatttaatataaatgtcatGAAAGTAAAATctgtattacagttttttttcattCGCTAACAAGTGTTTGTCCAAAcagttgtcacattttcaaaactctaaacacaattagcacagcatcagtcttttgtggccataccattcacacatttcatgtcgTTTTCACACACCgattgcatattgtgtgaaaacgacatttcatgtcgttttcacacaatatgcaatcagtgaacacatttccacaatgcttacattttcttaacagacaagctatacctcccaacaaaattatggattgtttttgtagtattcacgaatgttaacacacaacatcccacaatagcaaaaacaatattccaaaccttagatacagtataaaaacctctgcttctgcaatgatatcagttcaaaaacaatatatctcagctgataataaacaaacaattgaaTAATTGACACACAGCTGATTGGGTTGGGTGAATTGGGTGAATGTTGGGTGAATTGGGCCAACCACAGCTGATTCCAGTCTGGCTTAGACTCTGTGCCAggggttatttttttctattactatAGAGGACTTTGAGGAGTGATGTTtttggaaacagaaacagaaaaagacaaacactgtaatgtctggacatggaagaggaagagcaagtGGCCCAGGGAGAAGACCAGCTCCAGTGAAAGATGCAGGGCCagggagaggtgcagtgagaggtgcagtgagaggtgcagtaggaggtgcaggtgcagtgagaggtgcagtgagaggtgcagtaggaggtgcagtgagaggtgcagtaggaggtgcaggtgcagtgagaggtgcagtgagaggtgcagtaggaggtgcagtgagaggtgcaggtgcagtgagaggtacagtgagaggtgcagtaagaggtgcagtgagaggtgcaggtgcaggaaCAGGAGCAGGCCCAAGGAGAGGGCAACGTAGAGGTGTAAGAATGCTTGGTGGTGGCATTCCAAGGGCTGCAAGAACAGTAGTCAGTGATGAAATTCGTGCCACTATCATTGACCATGTAATCAACCACGGTCTCTCActaagagaggctggtgaaagAGTGCAACCCAATCTGAGGCGGTCAACGGTTGCCTCCATTACTAGCATCTTTCAACAAACCAACAGgtaagtattgcatttttttctgcatggaggtggaaggtttatgaccatcagccacatgaccagatgtccctCCTTGAAGCCATGGATGCTGGCTGCAGGGACATCACAGTTCAAGATTGCCAAGGGTGCATCCGACATACTGTACCAAGCGGTTTTAACCCAGGTGCATCGCCTTGGATGATATCAGATGTGATGTTGACGAAAACATGTGGCCTAACCCTGAAGATCGCAGGGATTAGATACAttaattttgtgctatttttagttccccccttcttatctgggctttttgctgttttgttttttgttttgttttttgtttttcagaatgctcttatatatgatattttgttcactgtaagcaatactgtaaaactttttctgttctattatattgtgtttctactgtacctccttaagtaaacagtaaagaaaaaaataattgatttgctttttactggaatgcgtttgaatgtgaacattactatacatgtggacatacagttcccaactaagacattttgtgtaaaaggtggATTGCATGTTACCTGACACATAAAAGTCTATGCAGTTTTTCTAATGTCAACAATAGCCAGTATTTTAAAACCTGGTGTACTTTGATTGACTGCATATAccttgtgaagtgaaaacaagtgttattctttgaaataataatttcattttgagtcagatttccagtgtttcgggaaagttagtgtgtgcagagaaagatgtgttctgttttgaaatggagagttagtatatatttaacaaaatgtgtttttgagaggaaaattatcaatttggccaattgtgttttgtaggtgtaagtctgtgttaagAGTTTATAAAAATTATCTTAAGTATAGGTAAGCACTTGTTagcgattaaaaaaaactgtaaaatgttgTATCTGGAATTGAATTACAGGTTCAGCAGTAATAagtaacacagtaaacactaatatcactaacattaatatttagatttatttcactttaatgtCATATTTATGAAAATCTGTGTGGGTTAAACATCATAATGTgcattatatttacttataaacTGCCTACAGCTGGGAAATGTGATTTAGCTCatttacagtaattacattatccacagatttatttatcctCTCACATCTGACATGTTTTAAAGAAGAATAAAGACCTGATGTGAGACCTGAACCGTCATGAAGGTAGCTTTTAAAATCAAACTATGGGTTTTATTGCAATTCTAGAAATCAGGTTCACTATTTTAAGAGAAAATGCtaagaaaacattccaaatgTAAGGCTTTTataaatttcagaaaaaatGCAGAATATAATTTAAAGACCAACTGATTAAAtcctaataaatacaaatgagaaGATTACATAGTCTGTAATGGTGAAAAAACAGAACTTTAGTCCACAAATAAGAAGCTTTAGTCTTAAACAATTACAGCAAACTAGtacattcattatttaacaATCTTAACTACTTAACTAGTCTTAGTTAAGAATTAAAAATTGGTTGTGTTTTAATTCTGAAttaatttctctttctctattttattttaacttgagCGTAAACATCTTCATGGCTCTTGGCTCTGGATGTTCTAGAGGATGAAGGTTTTTTAGCAAAACTCACAGCTGCATAGTTCAAGACCTCTTCAGCAGCGACCTGATAAAGAACAAGAACTGTTCataaaatttcttttatttacaaaaaagttATATGCTGTATTTTCTAAGGAGACATCAGTGTACATTTTTTTGCCACTGATCCATATTTATAAtactttttcatattaaaattttctttcctttgctACTGTAAAAGTGATTCGAttgctatttttctttttaatatttattaaatatttttattattagttttttttacattgacagTCAAAGCATTTCACAGCATGCCATaatgtatgtgattgtgtgtatgtgtgtgtgtgtgtgtgtgtgtgtgtgtgtgtgtgtgtgtgtgtgtgtgtgtgtgtgtgtgtgtgtgcgcgtgcatgtgtgtgtgtaaaatgtgtctaaaatgtgacaaaatgttaaaattgaTGATAAAACACGGGATTACCTGATTTTTGTTATTTGGTTGGTCGTTTGAAGCCCCTTTATacaacagtaataaacatcagtAAGGTTTAATTGCCATAATTGTTTGTGATActgataaattaattttaaaaacataataaaagtaaacaaaccttTTTGTAGTTTAAGTAAACGTCCAAGCAGAGCAATGATCACGATAACACATATTGCGTTGGAGAATGCTAAGACAACAATCCACTGCATATTTGCTGAGAAgattaaaagcaaaagaaatttGAATCAGTATCACTGTAAGTGTCCCTGACTAATCAAAAGGAACATAAATGTTCTCCAAGTCTTACTTGTCTCTGCAGCTTTAATTCCATTCCCGAAGAGGATGTGTCCACACTCAGCCACAGCACAGTAGAGCGTTTCTTTACCAGAGGTTGTGAGCTTCCTCTTGGGGAGAGTGTAGACACAGCTTTGTGGAGGAGAACCAGCCTCAGAGCTCTTCTTACACTCATCACTGGCGTTTCCATGAGTGTAAATGATTCCTGCATCAGATTCTCCTGAGCCGTGTCTGAACCAGTACACGCTCGGTTCTTCACAGCTTGAAGTAATGGCttgtactgaacactggagTGTGAGCGACTCTCCGTTCTCCAACACCGTTACAGCTCGAGGAATTTGTTTTGTCTCCTCATCTTTAATTTAGCaaaaatattactataaataatgtgtgttgtaaaatTACATAAGAATTCTGCATAAAGTCTTGATCTGGAGCTAGTTATTAGTTATAGttagcaggttatcagagtaaaaTTGTTTACCTTCAACAACCAAAAGGGTTCCAGATGTAAAGTCTGGTGAAGTGTTTAGCATTTCTACACAGAAGTATGTTCCTGTATCCTCTTCtgtcacatttttaatgttgagattaaataattttacatcACTAACACTGAAGCGTCCATCATTAAATTCTGCAACAAGTCTGATATCTTTCCCCACTGTTCTCCCTACCAACTGAGGAACCTTTCCAAAACTCTGTTTGAACCAAACAATAGCTTTGTCCCTGGATACGCCACATTTTATAGTAACATCTTCtccacactttatttttttaacttgaagCTCCTTGATGTTAGAAGGTttcactggggaaaaaaaacacacactgtttaataatttttaGTAATAAAGTCAAATATGTCATGaatttatactttataattGTATAagattgttttatataaaaatataaaaatgtaactcaCCTGATGTTAAGAGACAAAGAGCAACAAAGAGTGTGATCATCGTTCTTGTTCAAACAAAGTGATAGTGATGTTAGGAACTTAGACAGTTCAGTAGAAAACCAAGTTTAGAGTCAACccctgattggatgatttgaagCTGTGGTCTGATTTGATTGGTCCAGTGGCTGTAATGAGAACCGATGGTGGAGTTAATACCCAGATATGGTCCAATATGACCTGCAAAGCTGAACTCAGCAGATATTCTAACTGACTTTAAAGcaatgaatacaaataaatgtgaaaaatacaaagagtgatgatgtaatgagtctgtctatGTTTTGccatgtttctgtctgctgtcttgccctgctgtgaACACTCGCCTTT
Protein-coding regions in this window:
- the LOC113656724 gene encoding uncharacterized protein LOC113656724, producing the protein MITLFVALCLLTSVKPSNIKELQVKKIKCGEDVTIKCGVSRDKAIVWFKQSFGKVPQLVGRTVGKDIRLVAEFNDGRFSVSDVKLFNLNIKNVTEEDTGTYFCVEMLNTSPDFTSGTLLVVEDEETKQIPRAVTVLENGESLTLQCSVQAITSSCEEPSVYWFRHGSGESDAGIIYTHGNASDECKKSSEAGSPPQSCVYTLPKRKLTTSGKETLYCAVAECGHILFGNGIKAAETTNMQWIVVLAFSNAICVIVIIALLGRLLKLQKGASNDQPNNKNQVAAEEVLNYAAVSFAKKPSSSRTSRAKSHEDVYAQVKIK